The proteins below are encoded in one region of Populus alba chromosome 2, ASM523922v2, whole genome shotgun sequence:
- the LOC118049139 gene encoding uncharacterized protein, with translation MSRITKWELEKTKVKVVFRLQFHATQIPQSGWDKLFISFIPADSGKATGKTTKANVRNGTCKWADPIYETTRLLQDVKTKQYDEKLYKLVISMGSSRSSVLGEATINLADYADALKPSVVALPLHGSDSGTSLHVTVQLLTSKTGFREFEQQREHRERGLQTNQNSPNESSGGKVSSSEEINNDQIDKVNIRVRFKDKSKDLASLKQDVGSNEEYADSAVGFDGFSNTSESLYAEKHDISSTHEIDRLESTVSGDLDGLSLSQGPQLEKGDLSDHQFLAQGTNDWVHAWSSDYHADNDLAAAYEVNGRLKGSLEVAESSILALRQEVSSLQGHADEIGYEAQKFAKQLASEIASGEEMTKEVSILKSECSKLKNELEQLKVSQLSPPFSSRNATEPRQDHRFQDLQLRWLNGLLPMEDKIKELKNKACLGYHESDFSFLRSDIEELLSVLHNLKQATGLPISSIHLVPSEGSSLKEIREMSVHKNGQFVSESGFDVDLYQPELGMLHCLNIPGLVSHETDSINTTNAMNGKIFELLRELDESKAERESLAKKMDQMECYYEALVQELEENQRQMLGELQNLRNEHATCLYTVSSTKAEMETMRLDLNDQLSRLVEDKRDLDSLNKELERRAVTAEAALRRARLNYSIAVDQLQRDLELLSVQVLSMFETNENLIRQAFVDSSQSGFEGNPVTTESQRSDSREVHMGKLFQFQNQFVGTKKQQLGCDILLDDLKRSLHLQEGLYRKVEEEACEMHFANLYLDVLSKALQETLLEASDDIKCMKEKINELVQQLELSTESKGLLSQKLHSALDDVHALKENRATYSAKCNEMAQQNQVLEKNLQNVTCKNHLLLQKIAEWESQVMHYRSYESMYEICAAEKTELACLLEKKTLENCGLQNEIFSLQEKLKTFRSEFDDLASVKEKLQGLVNFMESKLQNLLASYDKSINGMPSSESGYQDLESMDLTGVMMQLEELQHNSCNKILQLREEKKCLVHERDIAQVSIAAAKSELALLKQKFECDTRNMVDKLDVSNALVQKLQLDIEGIAYKLKVSSEVEEKCAQQHNELFSDFDHLAVQLKELISKNRDLGHEILALDSVASELDKTKLTAAELMKENQALMASIRNKNEVSSRIAYELESLKGSFRSLHDENQSLMVSSHDKEESAQLASELSNLKDSIKTLHDENQVLMETIRNKTEEAANLASELNSLKENLRFLHDENRALIASSQDKEEVSSKLALELNSLKESLQSLHGEKQALMTSSRDKTEEASRLASELDTLKESLQSLCDENQGLMACLQDKTEESAKLTSELNSLRECLQSLQDEKQALMVSLQDKTEESAQRASDVISLRASLRSLNDELHDERSLREGSQSTVTDLTSQLNEKQCRLLQFDLHESELTHLKHLVSGLESEKSRVCQLLLQSEECLKNAHEEASTLKSQLSQMYKSLIAADVQFIFVKTQYEGGVEVLLQKLNSSDGHFAHLQKKHIDMEIILNHCHASETRYIEENARLMTNVNSVQSELEASIAENRLLVETKRDELEGFKNNSQNVVLSYIEDKAQHSKEFEKLKCLLVTSEEEIDNLVFSKVELEVKFLVLEAKLDEQKAQIITLEGYYDELVMLQKHCNELNQRLSDQILKTEEFRNLSIHLKELKDKADAECIQAREKREPEGPPVAMQESLRIAFIREQCETRLQEQKQQLSISKKHSEEMLWKLQDAIDEIENRKKSEASHLKKNEELGMRILELEAELQSVLSDKREKVNAYDLMKAEMECSLISLECCKEEKQKLEAALEECNKERSKIAVELALMKELLENSKSQVNMQAEQNDGSCKGDCLSSDELAIRNSSDKNSIIDASSYERKRLHMVPLNGPTGDPNQKYLGRHSSRNCEEAEHAFPASFDSADHSSTLMNGQPEQDVRVSCGVNGLKSSSLINQDRSLHIDMKHLAIINDHFRAESLKSSMDHLSNQLERMKNENSLLLQDDNDFDQKFPGLQNEFMKLQKANEELGTMFPLFNEFSGCGNALERVLALEIELAEALQAKKRSSILFQSSFLKQHSDEEAIFKSFRDINELIKDMLELKGRYSTVETELKEMHDRYSQLSLQFAEVEGERQKLMMTLKNARHQRKPYA, from the exons ATGTCGAGGATTACCAAGTGGGAGCTCGAAAAGACTAAAGTGAAAGTTGTCTTTCGGCTGCAGTTCCATGCTACACAG ATTCCTCAATCAGGATGGGATAAACTTTTTATATCTTTCATTCCTGCTGATTCTGGAAAAGCAACTGGAAAAACAACCAAAGCTAATGTAAGAAACGGGACCTGCAAATGGGCAGATCCTATCTACGAGACCACAAGACTTCTCCAAGATGTTAAAACCAAGCAATACGATGAAAAGCTCTATAAGCTTGTTATATCAATG GGTTCATCACGGTCTAGTGTCCTTGGGGAGGCTACCATCAACCTTGCTGATTATGCTGATGCATTAAAACCATCTGTTGTTGCCCTGCCTCTTCATGGATCTGATTCTGGAACTTCTTTGCAT GTCACTGTACAGCTGCTCACTTCAAAAACTGGTTTCCG ggAGTTTGAGCAGCAGAGGGAACACAGAGAAAGGGGATTGCAGACTAACCAAAATAGTCCCAATGAATCCTCTGGTGGAAAAGTATCATCTTCTGAAGAGATTAACAATGATCAGATAGATAAG GTAAATATCAGAGTTAGATTTAAAGACAAATCTAAAGACCTTGCTTCACTTAAACAAGATGTGGGGTCAAACGAAGAATATGCAGACTCAGCTGTTGGCTTTGATGGCTTTTCCAATACTTCAGAGAGTTTATATGCAGAGAAGCATGATATTTCCAGTACACATGAAATTGATCGCCTTGAGAGCACTGTCTCTGGTGACTTAGATGGACTTTCCCTTAGCCAGGGTCCTCAGCTGGAGAAAGGGGATCTTTCTGATCATCAATTTTTGGCACAGGGAACGAATGACTGGGTTCATGCCTGGAGTTCAGACTACCATGCAGATAATGACTTGGCAGCTGCATATGAAGTGAACGGTAGACTTAAAGGAAGCTTGGAAGTGGCGGAGTCATCTATTCTTGCACTTAGACAGGAGGTAAGCTCCTTACAGGGTCATGCTGATGAAATAGGTTATGAAGCCCAAAAATTTGCCAAGCAACTTGCTTCTGAGATTGCTTCTGGAGAAGAGATGACCAAAGAGGTGTCCATATTGAAGTCGGAGTGTTCAAAGTTGAAAAATGAACTTGAACAGCTAAAGGTTTCTCAGTTATCCCCTCCATTTAGCAGCAGAAATGCTACAGAGCCCAGGCAGGATCACAGATTTCAAGATCTGCAGCTCAGATGGCTAAATGGGCTTTTACCCATGGAAGATAAGATAAAAGAGCTTAAGAATAAGGCATGCTTGGGATACCATGAAAGCGATTTCAGTTTCCTTCGTTCAGACATAGAGGAGTTGCTCAGTGTGCTGCATAATCTCAAGCAGGCAACAGGGCTGCCAATTTCCAGCATCCACTTGGTACCTTCTGAAGGATCTAGCCTGAAGGAGATCCGAGAAATGAGTGTACATAAAAATGGCCAGTTTGTAAGTGAATCAGGGTTTGATGTTGACTTGTATCAACCAGAACTAGGCATGCTTCATTGTCTTAATATTCCTGGACTGGTGTCTCATGAGACTGACTCTATAAATACTACCAACGCAATGAACggaaaaatatttgaacttCTGAGGGAGTTGGATGAATCAAAAGCTGAACGAGAGAGCCTTGCGAAGAAAATGGACCAGATGGAGTGTTACTATGAAGCTCTTGTCCAGGAGCTTGAGGAAAATCAGAGGCAGATGCTGGGGGAGTTGCAGAATCTCAGAAATGAGCATGCTACTTGCTTGTATACAGTTTCATCCACAAAGGCAGAGATGGAGACAATGCGCCTAGATCTGAATGACCAGCTATCAAGACTTGTTGAAGACAAACGTGATTTGGATTCTCTGAACAAGGAGCTTGAAAGAAGGGCTGTTACTGCAGAGGCAGCGCTCAGAAGGGCACGCCTGAATTATTCTATTGCTGTCGACCAGTTACAAAGGGACTTGGAACTGCTCTCAGTCCAGGTTTTGTCTATGTTTGAAACTAATGAGAACCTCATCCGGCAAGCTTTTGTAGATTCTTCACAATCAGGCTTCGAAGGAAACCCAGTAACCACGGAGAGCCAGAGATCTGATTCAAGGGAAGTTCATATGGGGAAGCTATTTCAGTTCCAAAATCAGTTTGTTGGGACAAAGAAACAGCAGTTGGGTTGTGATATTCTTTTAGATGACTTAAAAAGATCACTACATTTGCAGGAAGGGCTTTACAGGAAGGTTGAAGAAGAAGCTTGTGAAATGCATTTTGCAAATCTATACTTGGATGTACTTTCAAAGGCTCTACAAGAAACTTTGCTTGAAGCCAGTGATGATATCAAATGTATGaaggagaaaataaatgaaCTTGTGCAGCAGCTAGAGCTTTCAACTGAGTCAAAGGGGTTATTATCACAAAAGCTGCACTCTGCATTGGATGATGTTCATGCCTTAAAAGAGAATAGGGCCACTTATAGTGCCAAGTGCAATGAGATGGCTCAACAAAACcaagttttggaaaaaaatttgcaaaatgTCACCTGCAAAAATCACCTTCTCTTGCAGAAGATTGCCGAATGGGAGTCTCAAGTGATGCACTACAGAAGTTATGAGAGCATGTATGAGATTTGTGCTGCTGAGAAAACAGAGTTGGCATGTTTATTGGagaaaaaaaccctagaaaattgTGGTCTTCAAAATGAGATCTTTTCTTTGCAGGAAAAGTTGAAAACTTTCAGAAGTGAATTTGATGATCTGGCTTCTGTGAAGGAAAAACTGCAGGGTTTAGTCAATTTCATGGAGAGTAAGTTGCAGAACTTGCTGGCATCCTATGACAAAAGTATCAATGGAATGCCTTCTAGTGAATCTGGCTATCAGGATTTAGAGTCCATGGATTTAACTGGTGTCATGATGCAATTGGAAGAGCTTCAGCATAATTCTTGCAATAAGATTCTCCAGCTCAGGGAAGAGAAGAAATGTCTGGTTCATGAGAGAGATATTGCACAAGTGTCCATTGCTGCAGCTAAATCAGAGCTTGCATTGTTGAAACAGAAGTTTGAATGTGATACGAGGAACATGGTGGATAAATTAGATGTGTCGAATGCTTTGGTGCAGAAGCTTCAGTTGGACATTGAGGGTATTGCTTACAAACTCAAGGTTAGCtctgaagttgaagaaaaatgtGCACAGCAGCACAATGAActtttttctgattttgatCATTTGGCAGTTCAGTTGAAAGAACTTATTTCTAAAAACAGGGACCTTGGTCATGAAATCTTGGCATTAGATAGTGTCGCTAGTGAACTTGATAAAACTAAGCTGACTGCAGCAGAACttatgaaagaaaatcaagCTTTGATGGCATCTATACGGAATAAAAATGAGGTGTCCTCCAGGATTGCATACGAACTTGAGAGTTTGAAAGGAAGTTTTCGATCTCTGCATGATGAAAACCAATCTTTAATGGTATCTTCTCATGATAAGGAGGAGTCTGCTCAGCTGGCTTCAGAGCTGAGCAACTTGAAAGATAGCATCAAAACTCTGCATGATGAAAACCAAGTTCTGATGGAAACTATACGGAATAAAACCGAGGAAGCTGCCAACCTTGCATCAGAACTAAATAGTCTGAAAGAAAATTTGCGATTTCTGCACGATGAAAACCGAGCTTTGATAGCTTCTTCACAGGATAAAGAGGAGGTCTCTTCCAAGCTTGCATTGGAGCTAAACAGTTTGAAAGAAAGTTTGCAATCTCTGCATGGTGAAAAACAAGCTTTGATGACATCTTCACGGGATAAAACCGAGGAAGCTTCCAGACTTGCATCAGAGCTTGACACTTTGAAGGAGAGTTTGCAATCTTTGTGTGATGAAAACCAAGGTTTGATGGCATGTTTGCAGGATAAGACAGAGGAATCTGCCAAGCTTACATCGGAGCTAAACAGTTTGAGAGAATGCCTGCAATCTTTGCAAGATGAAAAGCAAGCTTTGATGGTGTCTTTGCAGGATAAAACTGAGGAGTCTGCCCAACGCGCTTCAGATGTGATCAGTTTGAGAGCGAGTTTGCGATCTCTGAATGATGAGCTGCATGATGAGAGAAGCTTGCGAGAGGGGTCACAGAGTACAGTAACAGATCTAACTTCCCAATTAAATGAGAAGCAGTGCCGATTGCTCCAATTTGATCTTCATGAGTCTGAATTGACTCATCTTAAACACTTGGTGTCGGGTCTAGAATCTGAGAAATCAAGAGTTTGCCAACTTTTGTTGCAGTCGGAGGAATGTCTTAAAAATGCTCATGAAGAAGCTTCCACTCTCAAATCTCAGTTGTCTCAGATGTACAAATCTCTAATAGCTGCCGATGTTCAATTCATTTTTGTGAAGACTCAATACGAGGGTGGAGTTGAAGTGCTTCTTCAGAAACTGAACTCCTCAGATGGACACTTCGCCCATCTTCAGAAGAAGCATATTGACATGGAAATCATCCTTAATCACTGTCATGCAAGTGAAACACGATACATTGAAgagaatgcaaggctgatgacAAATGTCAACTCTGTTCAGTCTGAGCTAGAGGCTTCTATTGCTGAAAACAGGTTACTTGTTGAGACAAAAAGAGATGAGCTCGAGGGattcaaaaataattctcaaaatGTTGTGCTTAGTTATATTGAGGATAAAGCTCAGCATTCCAAAGAGTTTGAAAAGCTGAAGTGCTTGTTGGTGACATCTGAAGAAGAGATTGATAATCTGGTGTTCTCTAAGGTTGAGCTGGAAGTAAAATTTCTAGTACTTGAAGCTAAATTGGATGAACAGAAAGCTCAGATCATCACCCTTGAAGGATACTATGATGAATTAGTGATGCTGCAGAAGCACTGCAATGAGCTGAACCAGAGGCTTTCTGATCAGATTTTGAAGACCGAAGAATTCAGAAACTTGTCTATCCATTTGAAAGAGCTCAAAGACAAAGCTGATGCTGAATGTATCCAGGCCCGTGAAAAAAGAGAACCTGAAGGACCACCAGTTGCCATGCAAGAGTCCTTGAGAATTGCATTTATCAGAGAGCAGTGCGAAACAAGGCTGCAAGAACAGAAGCAGCAGCTGTCCATCTCCAAAAAACACAGTGAAGAGATGCTATGGAAATTACAAGATGccattgatgaaattgaaaataggaAGAAATCCGAAGCTTCTCATctgaagaaaaatgaagaactGGGAATGAGAATCTTGGAATTGGAGGCTGAGTTACAATCCGTACTTTCTGACAAACGTGAAAAAGTGAATGCTTATGACCTGATGAAGGCTGAAATGGAATGCTCATTAATAAGTCTTGAGTGCTgcaaggaagaaaaacaaaaacttgaagCCGCCCTGGAAGAATGCAACAAGGAGAGGTCAAAAATTGCTGTTGAACTTGCTTTGATGAAAGAATTGCTAGAGAATTCCAAATCACAAGTGAACATGCAAGCAGAACAAAATGATGGATCTTGCAAAGGGGATTGCTTGTCTTCTGATGAGTTAGCTATTAGAAATTCCAGCGACAAAAACTCAATCATTGATGCTTCAagctatgaaagaaaaagacTACACATGGTCCCTCTGAATGGTCCAACAGGGGATCCAAACCAGAAGTATTTGGGAAGGCATAGTTCAAGGAACTGTGAAGAAGCAGAACATGCATTCCCTGCCTCTTTTGACAGTGCTGACCATTCAAGCACACTCATGAATGGGCAACCTGAGCAG GATGTTCGTGTATCTTGTGGTGTAAATGGGCTGAAAAGTTCTTCGCTCATAAATCAAGACAGGTCGCTGCATATTGACATGAAGCATTTAGCTATCATCAATGATCATTTCAGAGCTGAAAGTTTAAAGTCTAGCATGGACCACTTGAGTAATCAG TTAGAAAGGATGAAAAACGAGAATTCACTTCTGCTgcaagatgataatgattttgacCAAAAGTTTCCGGGCTTACAAAACGAATTTATGAAGCTACAGAAG GCCAATGAAGAACTAGGAACCATGTTCCCCTTGTTCAATGAATTCTCAGGGTGTGGAAATGCTCTAGAGAGGGTGCTTGCATTAGAAATTGAGCTTGCTGAAGCATtgcaagcaaagaaaagatcaagCATCCTCTTTCAGAG TTCTTTCTTGAAACAACACAGTGACGAGGAAGCCATATTCAAAAGCTTTAGAGACATCAATGAGTTGATTAAGGACATGCTGGAACTAAAGGGAAGGTATAGCACTGTGGAGACTGAACTAAAGGAGATGCATGACCGCTATTCTCAGCTAAGCCTTCAATTTGCAGAGGTTGAAGGTGAGAGACAGAAGCTCATGATGACTCTCAAGAATGCTCGGCATCAAAGAAAGCCCTATGCTTAA
- the LOC118049140 gene encoding membrane-anchored ubiquitin-fold protein 3 encodes MATPASIELRFRLPDGNDIGPNNYTEAANVATLKEHVIEQWPKDKENGPKTIKDVKLIYAGHVLENHRTLAESRLPVGDRLAGVVTIHVVLRPPGARINNGDQSIDVEWREGCSCSIL; translated from the exons ATGGCAACACCAGCTTCGATTGAGCTCAGATTCAGGTTACCAGATGGCAATGATATTGGGCCAAACAACTACACTGAAGCAGCCAATGTGGCGACTCTTAAAGAGCATGTAATTGAGCAATGGCCAAAAG ACAAGGAAAATGGCCCGAAGACTATAAAAGATGTGAAGCTTATATATGCTGGACATGTACTGGAAAACCATAGAACACTTGCCGAGTCCAGACTTCCTGTCGGTGATCGTCTCGCAGGTGTAGTCACCATACATGTTGTTCTGCGTCCTCCTGGTGCACGTATAAACAATG GTGATCAGAGCATTGATGTTGAATGGCGGGAGGGTTGCTCATGCTCAATCTTGTAG
- the LOC118049141 gene encoding F-box/kelch-repeat protein At1g22040, producing MGGVLSLASPKCRTSEYNEVLNNGSCKRQKTSSIFYDEESPRLIPFLPDELSIQILARIPRCCYFNLSLVSRKWKETFESAELFKVRKDFGSTEEWLYVLIKDRADKLSWHALDPLSRNWQRLPPMPNVVCADESKRGLSGFWLWNVVGPGIKIAEVIRSWLGQKDTLDQMPFGGCSIGAVDGCLYVLGGFSGATTVRCVWRFDPISNKWSKMASMSTGRAYCKTSILNNKLYVVGGVSQGQGRLTPLQSAEVFDPCTGTWSDVPSMPFSRAQLVPTAYLSDMLKPIATGMTSYMGRLFVPQSLYSWPFIVDVGGEIYDPETNSWAEMPTGMGEGWPARQAGTKLSVVVDGELYAFDPSASADSGKIKVYDHKEDTWKVVIEKVPVADFTESESPYLLTGFHGKIHVLTKDANQNIAVMQADVQDVLGSPLNSTSVSAQSLHEHSDSSETVVWKVIASKDFGSAELVSCQVLDI from the coding sequence ATGGGGGGTGTTTTGAGTTTAGCTAGTCCCAAATGCAGAACAAGCGAGTATAATGAGGTGTTAAATAATGGAAGCTGCAAGAGGCAAAAGACATCCTCAATTTTTTATGATGAGGAAAGCCCAAGATTGATTCCATTTCTTCCTGATGAGTTATCAATCCAGATTCTTGCTAGAATCCCCAGATGTTGCTACTTTAATCTGAGTTTGGTGTCACGCAAGTGGAAGGAAACGTTTGAGAGTGCTGAGCTGTTCAAAGTTAGAAAAGATTTTGGATCAACAGAAGAATGGCTGTATGTATTGATAAAGGATAGAGCAGATAAATTATCATGGCATGCTTTGGACCCATTGTCAAGAAATTGGCAGAGATTGCCTCCAATGCCAAATGTTGTTTGTGCAGATGAATCTAAAAGGGGACTTTCTGGGTTTTGGTTGTGGAATGTAGTTGGGCCAGGCATTAAAATTGCTGAAGTCATAAGGAGTTGGCTTGGGCAAAAGGATACGCTGGATCAAATGCCATTTGGTGGTTGTTCCATTGGTGCTGTTGATGGATGCCTCTATGTGCTTGGTGGGTTCTCTGGAGCTACCACCGTGAGATGTGTCTGGCGGTTCGATCCAATCTCAAACAAATGGAGCAAAATGGCTTCCATGTCTACGGGTAGAGCTTACTGTAAGACGAGCATTTTAAATAACAAGCTATATGTTGTTGGGGGGGTTAGTCAGGGCCAAGGGAGATTGACTCCTCTTCAATCCGCTGAAGTTTTTGACCCATGCACGGGTACATGGTCTGATGTCCCAAGCATGCCATTCTCAAGAGCTCAATTAGTGCCCACTGCCTATTTGTCTGACATGCTAAAGCCTATTGCCACCGGGATGACTTCCTACATGGGAAGATTATTCGTGCCTCAGAGTTTATACTCATGGCCCTTCATTGTTGATGTTGGTGGGGAAATATatgatcctgaaacaaattCATGGGCTGAAATGCCAACTGGCATGGGAGAAGGTTGGCCTGCACGGCAGGCAGGTACGAAATTGAGCGTGGTGGTAGATGGTGAATTATATGCATTTGATCCGTCTGCTTCTGCAGACAGTGGTAAGATCAAGGTATACGATCACAAAGAAGATACATGGAAAGTTGTCATTGAGAAAGTCCCTGTTGCTGATTTTACAGAATCCGAATCTCCATATCTGCTCACAGGTTTTCATGGAAAGATTCATGTCCTCACAAAAGATGCCAATCAGAACATTGCAGTTATGCAGGCTGACGTGCAAGATGTTTTGGGTTCCCCATTGAACTCAACTTCTGTTTCTGCTCAGTCCTTGCATGAGCATTCTGACTCATCGGAAACAGTTGTTTGGAAGGTCATAGCCAGTAAAGATTTTGGGTCTGCTGAACTTGTAAGTTGTCAGGTTCTTGATATATAG